Proteins encoded within one genomic window of Streptomyces sp. NBC_00523:
- a CDS encoding helix-turn-helix domain-containing protein: MAPGHVAYGLGAQYGLRITAETVAAWERGLALPTEYELTALAGVLWCAPGELLTAARSLREHRVSRELSPDELAARVGMATSAYLRMEESGRWRGNERQSAALSEALGLTPADFVTATGREEELADLLRSAVTTRWQAYARPVAKLAPVDRRRVQEVLERLHGDYQALMVSTLSWSSAGTDRPGNTGEEGRAFLAGIVPRFWEAAGPPA, translated from the coding sequence ATGGCTCCCGGCCATGTCGCCTACGGCCTCGGCGCTCAGTACGGACTACGGATCACCGCCGAGACGGTGGCCGCCTGGGAACGCGGGCTCGCGCTCCCCACGGAATACGAACTCACCGCACTGGCCGGGGTGCTGTGGTGCGCCCCGGGCGAGCTGCTGACGGCCGCGCGCAGCCTGCGCGAGCACCGGGTCTCCCGGGAGCTGTCGCCGGACGAGCTGGCCGCCCGGGTGGGAATGGCCACCTCCGCGTATCTGCGGATGGAGGAGTCGGGGCGCTGGCGGGGCAACGAACGGCAGTCCGCCGCGCTGAGCGAGGCGCTGGGCCTGACGCCCGCGGACTTCGTGACGGCGACCGGGCGCGAGGAGGAGCTGGCGGACCTGCTGCGCAGCGCGGTGACGACGCGGTGGCAGGCGTACGCCCGGCCGGTGGCCAAGCTGGCACCGGTGGACCGGCGCCGCGTCCAGGAGGTCCTGGAGCGGCTGCACGGCGACTACCAGGCGCTGATGGTCTCCACGCTGAGCTGGAGCAGCGCGGGCACGGACCGGCCGGGCAACACCGGCGAGGAGGGCCGGGCCTTCCTCGCCGGGATCGTGCCCCGCTTCTGGGAGGCGGCCGGCCCTCCGGCGTAA
- a CDS encoding response regulator yields the protein MIRVLVVEDDPVAADAHRLYVGRVPGFAVAAVAHSRAEAVRALERVPVDLLLLDLYLPDGHGLQLLRSLRAAGHAADVIAVTSARDLTVVREGVSLGVVQYVLKPFTFATLRDRLVRYAEFRAAAGEASGQDEVDRALAALRAPEPARLPKGLSGPTLEAVTGALRAAPDGLTAAAAGLELGISRITARRYLEHLVTAGRAVRSPQYGQVGRPELHYRWRPEGR from the coding sequence GTGATCCGGGTCCTGGTCGTGGAGGACGACCCGGTGGCCGCCGACGCGCACCGGCTGTACGTGGGCAGGGTGCCGGGCTTCGCCGTGGCCGCCGTGGCGCACTCGCGCGCCGAGGCCGTACGCGCCCTGGAGCGCGTCCCGGTCGACCTGCTGCTCCTGGACCTCTATCTGCCCGACGGGCACGGGCTCCAGCTGCTGCGCTCGCTGCGGGCGGCCGGGCACGCGGCGGACGTGATCGCCGTGACCTCGGCCCGCGACCTGACCGTGGTCCGGGAGGGCGTCTCGCTGGGCGTCGTGCAGTACGTGCTGAAGCCGTTCACCTTCGCCACGCTGCGGGACCGGCTCGTGCGGTACGCGGAGTTCCGGGCGGCGGCCGGTGAGGCGAGCGGGCAGGACGAGGTGGACCGGGCGCTCGCCGCGCTGCGGGCCCCGGAGCCGGCCCGGCTGCCCAAGGGGCTGAGTGGTCCGACCCTGGAGGCGGTGACCGGGGCGCTGCGGGCGGCCCCGGACGGACTCACGGCCGCGGCGGCGGGCCTGGAGCTGGGGATCTCGCGGATCACCGCGCGCCGCTATCTGGAGCACCTGGTGACGGCGGGGCGGGCGGTGCGCAGTCCGCAGTACGGGCAGGTGGGGCGGCCCGAGCTGCACTACCGGTGGCGGCCGGAGGGGCGCTGA
- a CDS encoding sensor histidine kinase, protein MRFPRTRPRSLAGQLFAWQVVLVAAVVAGCAFFAYVSGRGQAEETAARQVRAVALSVAGSPSVREAIRTDDPSAALQPYAERVRKDTGIAFITIMSPDRVRWTHPDADRIGETFLGHTARALRGETFSETYTGTLGPSIRVVTPVRDGGRITGLVSAGITVDRVSSQVRAQLGALALAAGAALVLGGLGTYVINARLRRHTHGMNAAELSRMHDYHEATLHAVREGLLMLDGQRRIALVNDAGRDLLGLAPGAVGRRVADLDLPAPLTGALLASEERVDEVHLTADRVIVVNTRPVVGGERRGTVVTLRDHTELQALSGELDSERGFTRALRSQAHEAANRLHTVVSLIELGRADEAVGFATAELELAQALTDRVVGAVAEPVLAALLLGKAAQANERGVELVLAEDSLIDDGALPASLPARDLVTILGNLIDNAVDAVTQEAPVRGRVTVTALADGGELLLRVADNGAGVAPADTAEVFRAGWSTHGAGRGLGLALVRQAAHRGGGTVALERGPDGGAEFTVRLPLGAGVRS, encoded by the coding sequence ATGCGTTTCCCCCGTACCCGACCGCGCAGCCTGGCCGGCCAGCTGTTCGCGTGGCAGGTGGTGCTGGTGGCGGCCGTCGTGGCGGGCTGCGCGTTCTTCGCGTACGTCTCAGGGCGCGGCCAGGCCGAGGAGACGGCGGCGCGGCAGGTGCGGGCGGTGGCCCTCTCGGTGGCCGGATCGCCGTCCGTCCGGGAGGCGATCCGCACCGACGACCCGTCCGCCGCGCTCCAGCCGTACGCGGAGCGGGTGCGCAAGGACACCGGGATCGCCTTCATCACGATCATGAGCCCGGACCGGGTCCGCTGGACGCACCCGGACGCCGACCGCATCGGTGAGACCTTCCTCGGGCACACCGCCCGGGCGCTGCGCGGGGAGACCTTCTCGGAGACGTACACCGGCACGCTCGGGCCCTCGATCCGGGTCGTCACCCCGGTCCGCGACGGCGGCCGGATCACCGGGCTGGTCAGCGCGGGCATCACCGTGGACCGGGTCTCCTCGCAGGTGCGGGCGCAGCTGGGCGCCCTGGCGCTGGCGGCCGGCGCGGCGCTGGTGCTCGGCGGGCTCGGCACGTACGTGATCAACGCGCGGCTGCGGCGGCACACGCACGGGATGAACGCGGCGGAGCTGAGCCGGATGCACGACTACCACGAGGCGACCCTGCACGCGGTGCGCGAGGGGCTGCTGATGCTGGACGGGCAGCGCCGGATCGCCCTGGTCAACGACGCGGGCCGGGACCTGCTCGGCCTGGCCCCGGGCGCGGTGGGCCGCCGGGTCGCCGACCTCGATCTGCCGGCCCCGCTGACCGGGGCGCTGCTCGCCTCCGAGGAGCGGGTGGACGAGGTGCACCTGACGGCGGACCGGGTCATCGTCGTCAACACCCGTCCGGTGGTCGGCGGCGAGCGGCGCGGGACCGTGGTGACCCTGCGCGACCACACCGAGCTCCAGGCGCTCTCCGGGGAGCTGGACTCGGAGCGCGGCTTCACCCGGGCGCTGCGCTCCCAGGCGCACGAGGCGGCGAACCGGCTGCACACCGTGGTCTCGCTGATCGAGCTGGGCCGGGCGGACGAGGCGGTGGGCTTCGCCACGGCCGAACTGGAGCTGGCCCAGGCGCTCACCGACCGGGTGGTGGGCGCGGTCGCCGAACCGGTGCTCGCCGCCCTGCTCCTGGGCAAGGCGGCGCAGGCGAACGAACGGGGCGTGGAGCTGGTGCTCGCGGAGGACAGCCTGATAGACGACGGCGCCCTGCCCGCGTCGCTCCCCGCCCGCGATCTGGTGACCATCCTCGGCAATCTGATCGACAACGCGGTGGACGCGGTGACCCAGGAGGCGCCCGTGCGCGGCCGGGTCACCGTCACCGCGCTCGCCGACGGGGGCGAACTGCTGCTGCGGGTCGCGGACAACGGGGCCGGGGTCGCCCCGGCGGACACCGCCGAGGTGTTCCGGGCCGGCTGGTCGACGCACGGCGCGGGGCGCGGCCTCGGCCTGGCCCTGGTCCGCCAGGCGGCGCACCGGGGCGGCGGGACGGTGGCGCTGGAGCGGGGTCCGGACGGGGGCGCGGAGTTCACCGTACGGCTGCCGCTGGGCGCGGGGGTGCGGTCGTGA
- a CDS encoding cation:dicarboxylate symporter family transporter, with amino-acid sequence MSAAETERTKPDRTKYLYLAVIVAVGLGILVGFVAPDAAVELKPIGTGFVNLIKMMISPIIFCTIVLGVGSVRKAAKVGAVGGLALGYFLVMSTVALAIGLIVGNILEPGSGLHITEAVRAAGEKQAAGAGESTTDFLLGIIPTTLVSAFTEGEVLQTLLIALLAGFALQALGSAGEPVLRGIGHIQRLVFRILAMIMWAAPIGAFGAMAAVVGETGVDALKSLAVIMIGFYVTCALFVFVVLGAILRLVAGVNIFALLKYLGREFLLILSTSSSESALPRLIAKMEHMGVSKPVVGITVPTGYSFNLDGTAIYLTMASLFIANATGDPLSIGEQISLLVFMVIASKGAAGVTGAGLATLAGGLQSHRPELVDGVGLIVGIDRFMSEARALTNFAGNAVATVLVGTWTKEIDRERVDQVLSGAIPFDEKMLSDEGPAEPYVPEAREGGEDRPSLTKV; translated from the coding sequence GTGAGCGCCGCCGAAACGGAACGCACCAAGCCGGACCGTACGAAGTATCTGTATCTCGCCGTGATCGTGGCCGTGGGCCTCGGCATCCTCGTGGGCTTCGTCGCCCCCGACGCCGCCGTGGAGCTCAAGCCCATCGGCACCGGGTTCGTGAACCTGATCAAGATGATGATCTCGCCGATCATCTTCTGCACGATCGTCCTGGGCGTCGGCTCCGTCCGCAAGGCCGCCAAGGTCGGTGCCGTCGGCGGGCTCGCCCTCGGCTACTTCCTGGTCATGTCGACCGTCGCGCTGGCCATCGGCCTGATCGTCGGCAACATCCTGGAGCCCGGCTCCGGCCTCCACATCACCGAGGCGGTCCGCGCTGCCGGTGAGAAGCAGGCGGCGGGGGCCGGTGAGTCCACCACGGACTTCCTGCTCGGGATCATCCCGACCACCCTGGTCTCCGCCTTCACCGAGGGCGAGGTCCTCCAGACCCTCCTGATCGCCCTGCTCGCGGGCTTCGCCCTCCAGGCCCTGGGCTCGGCCGGCGAGCCGGTGCTGCGCGGCATCGGGCACATCCAGCGCCTCGTCTTCCGCATCCTCGCCATGATCATGTGGGCGGCGCCCATCGGCGCGTTCGGCGCGATGGCCGCGGTGGTCGGCGAGACCGGAGTGGACGCCCTGAAGTCCCTCGCGGTCATCATGATCGGCTTCTACGTCACCTGCGCGCTCTTCGTCTTCGTGGTGCTCGGCGCGATCCTGCGCCTGGTCGCGGGGGTCAACATCTTCGCGCTGCTGAAGTACCTCGGCCGCGAGTTCCTGCTGATCCTGTCCACCTCGTCCTCGGAGTCGGCGCTGCCCCGGCTGATCGCGAAGATGGAGCACATGGGCGTCAGCAAGCCCGTCGTCGGCATCACCGTGCCGACCGGCTACTCCTTCAATCTGGACGGCACCGCGATCTACCTGACGATGGCCTCGCTGTTCATCGCCAACGCCACCGGCGACCCGCTGAGCATCGGTGAGCAGATCTCCCTGCTGGTCTTCATGGTCATCGCCTCCAAGGGCGCCGCGGGCGTCACCGGCGCCGGACTCGCGACCCTCGCGGGCGGCCTCCAGTCGCACCGCCCCGAGCTGGTGGACGGCGTCGGCCTGATCGTCGGCATCGACCGCTTCATGAGCGAGGCCCGCGCCCTGACGAACTTCGCGGGCAACGCGGTCGCCACGGTCCTCGTCGGCACCTGGACCAAGGAGATCGACCGCGAGCGGGTGGACCAGGTGCTCTCCGGCGCGATCCCCTTCGACGAGAAGATGCTCAGCGACGAGGGCCCGGCCGAGCCGTACGTCCCCGAGGCCCGCGAGGGTGGCGAGGACCGGCCCTCGCTCACCAAGGTCTGA
- a CDS encoding MerR family transcriptional regulator: MRIGELAERAGTTTRTLRYYESRGLLPARRAVNGYRTYDESDLRLIRQIRTLQDFGFDLEETRPFVECLRAGHPAGDACPASLAVYRRKLGELDRLIEQLRAVRTEVGAQLARAELEVSAELPGGPEPRCELGG; this comes from the coding sequence ATGCGAATCGGGGAGCTGGCCGAACGGGCCGGGACGACGACGCGGACGCTGCGTTACTACGAGTCGCGCGGGCTGCTGCCCGCGCGGCGCGCGGTGAACGGCTACCGCACGTACGACGAGAGCGACCTCAGGCTCATCCGGCAGATCCGGACCCTCCAGGACTTCGGGTTCGACCTGGAGGAGACCCGGCCCTTCGTGGAGTGCCTGCGCGCCGGGCACCCCGCCGGGGACGCCTGCCCCGCCTCGCTCGCCGTCTACCGGCGCAAGCTCGGCGAGCTCGACCGGCTCATCGAGCAGCTGCGGGCCGTCCGCACGGAGGTGGGCGCCCAGCTGGCCCGCGCCGAGCTGGAGGTGTCCGCCGAACTGCCCGGCGGCCCCGAACCACGCTGCGAACTGGGAGGATGA
- the trxA gene encoding thioredoxin, with protein sequence MIHVTGVDELTDETFDAEVLGETRPVLVEFTADWCGPCRQLAPVLGAIAEEERERLRVVQIDVDRNPGTSTRYGVLSMPTLMVFRDGEPVKSMVGARPKRRLLQELEDVL encoded by the coding sequence ATGATCCACGTAACGGGCGTCGACGAGCTCACCGACGAGACCTTCGACGCCGAGGTGCTGGGGGAGACCCGGCCCGTCCTGGTGGAGTTCACCGCCGACTGGTGCGGCCCGTGCCGCCAGCTCGCCCCGGTCCTGGGCGCCATCGCCGAGGAGGAGCGCGAACGGCTCCGCGTCGTCCAGATCGACGTCGACCGCAACCCGGGGACCAGCACCCGGTACGGCGTCCTGTCGATGCCGACCCTGATGGTGTTCCGGGACGGCGAACCGGTGAAGTCCATGGTCGGCGCCCGCCCGAAGCGGCGGCTGCTCCAGGAGCTGGAGGACGTGCTCTGA
- the glgB gene encoding 1,4-alpha-glucan branching enzyme → MTARKPSRKSEPAASATPAAPAAELPLTEEPIAATLSSPQAGPPAKKRAPKKTPATGSAAAPPKRARKAAAPPKPRSAGSQELRPATPLHDADRGRLLAGEHHAPHDLLGAHQVGDGVEIRVLRPFARAVTVLAKGLRAPLHSDGDGLFSGVLPLPEVPEYRLLVTYDDNEIEVHDPYRFLPALGELDLHLIREGRHEELWTALGARPMEHQGVAGTRFTVWAPNARGVRVCGDFNYWDGTGFPMRSLGSSGVWELFLPGTGEGALYKFDICRPDGSHTTRSDPMARHTEVPPATASVVTAAHHVWQDEEWMANRGNVPVHEAPFSVYEVHLPSWRPGLSYRQLAEQLPAYVKELGFTHVELMPVSEHPFGGSWGYQVTGFYAPTSRMGSPDDFRFLVDALHRAGIGVIMDWVPAHFPRDDWALAEFDGRPLYEHEDPRRAAHPDWGTLEFDYGRTEVRNFLVANATYWCEQFHIDGLRVDAVASMLYLDYSREDGQWSPNEFGGRENLDAVAFLQEMNATVYRRNPGVVTIAEESTAWDGVTRATDHGGLGFGLKWNMGWMHDSLVYVSKEPVHRKYHHNEMTFSMVYAYSENYVLPISHDEVVHGKQALVSKMPGDWWQQRANHRAYLGFMWAHPGKQLLFMGQEFAQGAEWSEGHGPDWWLLDPAYEASGDHRGVRELVGDLNRVYGATPALWQRDTRPEGFAWVDGGAAEDNVFAFLRHDAKGAPLLAVSNFSPVVRYDYRLGVPEGPRLWAEVLNTDAARYGGGGVVNEEPLKPEDVPSHGRPSSVTLTLPPLATVWFKPA, encoded by the coding sequence GTGACCGCCCGCAAGCCGTCCCGCAAGTCCGAGCCCGCCGCGTCCGCCACCCCCGCCGCGCCCGCCGCCGAGCTCCCGCTCACCGAGGAGCCGATCGCCGCCACGCTGTCCTCCCCGCAGGCCGGGCCGCCCGCGAAGAAGCGCGCCCCGAAGAAGACCCCCGCGACGGGGTCCGCCGCCGCCCCGCCGAAGCGCGCGAGGAAGGCCGCCGCGCCGCCCAAGCCCCGCAGCGCCGGAAGCCAGGAGCTGCGCCCGGCCACCCCGCTGCACGACGCCGACCGAGGCCGGCTGCTGGCCGGCGAGCACCACGCCCCGCACGATCTGCTGGGCGCGCACCAGGTGGGCGACGGGGTGGAGATCCGGGTGCTGCGCCCGTTCGCCCGGGCGGTCACCGTGCTCGCGAAGGGGCTGCGGGCGCCGCTGCACAGCGACGGGGACGGGCTGTTCTCCGGGGTGCTGCCGCTGCCGGAGGTCCCGGAGTACCGGCTGCTGGTCACGTACGACGACAACGAGATCGAGGTCCACGACCCGTACCGCTTCCTGCCCGCGCTCGGGGAGCTGGATCTGCACCTGATCCGGGAGGGGCGGCACGAGGAGCTGTGGACCGCGCTCGGGGCGCGGCCGATGGAGCACCAGGGGGTCGCCGGGACGCGGTTCACGGTGTGGGCGCCGAACGCCCGGGGCGTGCGGGTGTGCGGTGACTTCAACTACTGGGACGGCACGGGCTTCCCGATGCGGTCGCTGGGCTCGTCCGGGGTGTGGGAGCTGTTCCTGCCGGGGACCGGGGAGGGCGCGCTGTACAAGTTCGACATCTGCCGCCCGGACGGTTCGCACACGACGCGCTCGGACCCGATGGCCCGGCACACCGAGGTGCCGCCCGCCACCGCCTCGGTGGTGACGGCCGCGCACCACGTGTGGCAGGACGAGGAGTGGATGGCGAACCGCGGGAACGTGCCGGTGCACGAGGCGCCGTTCTCGGTGTACGAGGTGCACCTGCCGTCCTGGCGGCCCGGCCTCTCGTACCGGCAGCTGGCGGAGCAACTGCCCGCGTACGTCAAGGAGCTGGGCTTCACGCACGTCGAGCTGATGCCGGTGTCGGAGCACCCCTTCGGCGGCTCCTGGGGCTACCAGGTGACCGGGTTCTACGCGCCGACCTCCCGGATGGGCTCGCCGGACGACTTCCGCTTCCTGGTGGACGCGCTGCACCGGGCCGGGATCGGCGTGATCATGGACTGGGTGCCGGCGCACTTCCCGCGCGACGACTGGGCGCTCGCGGAGTTCGACGGGCGGCCGCTGTACGAGCACGAGGACCCGCGGCGGGCCGCGCACCCGGACTGGGGGACGCTGGAGTTCGACTACGGGCGGACCGAGGTGCGCAACTTCCTGGTCGCCAACGCCACGTACTGGTGCGAGCAGTTCCACATCGACGGGCTGCGGGTGGACGCGGTCGCCTCGATGCTCTACCTGGACTACTCGCGCGAGGACGGCCAGTGGTCGCCCAACGAGTTCGGCGGGCGGGAGAACCTGGACGCGGTCGCCTTCCTCCAGGAGATGAACGCCACGGTCTACCGGCGCAATCCGGGCGTGGTCACCATCGCCGAGGAGTCGACGGCCTGGGACGGCGTGACCCGGGCGACCGACCACGGCGGGCTCGGCTTCGGGCTGAAGTGGAACATGGGCTGGATGCACGACTCGCTGGTGTACGTCTCCAAGGAGCCGGTGCACCGCAAGTACCACCACAACGAGATGACGTTCTCGATGGTGTACGCGTACAGCGAGAACTACGTGCTGCCGATCTCGCACGACGAGGTGGTGCACGGCAAACAGGCACTGGTGAGCAAGATGCCCGGCGACTGGTGGCAGCAGCGCGCCAACCACCGCGCGTACCTGGGCTTCATGTGGGCCCACCCGGGCAAGCAACTGCTGTTCATGGGGCAGGAGTTCGCCCAGGGCGCGGAGTGGTCGGAGGGCCACGGCCCGGACTGGTGGCTGCTGGACCCGGCGTACGAGGCGTCCGGCGACCACCGCGGGGTGCGGGAGCTGGTCGGCGACCTCAACAGGGTGTACGGGGCGACGCCCGCGCTCTGGCAGCGCGACACCCGTCCGGAGGGCTTCGCCTGGGTGGACGGGGGCGCGGCGGAGGACAACGTGTTCGCGTTCCTGCGCCACGACGCGAAGGGCGCGCCGCTGCTGGCGGTCTCCAACTTCTCGCCGGTGGTGCGGTACGACTACCGGCTCGGGGTGCCGGAGGGTCCCCGGCTGTGGGCGGAGGTCCTGAACACGGACGCGGCCCGGTACGGGGGCGGCGGGGTGGTCAACGAGGAGCCGCTGAAGCCGGAGGACGTGCCGTCCCACGGCAGGCCGTCGAGCGTGACGCTGACGCTGCCGCCGCTGGCGACGGTGTGGTTCAAGCCGGCGTGA
- a CDS encoding maltokinase N-terminal cap-like domain-containing protein, whose amino-acid sequence MSEAASAQVTLANSTALIPSLGPLLHEWLPRQRWFAGKGRPITAFSLVSATEILPVDGGDGTTPGLLHLLVRVHQPTMPAQPPVDCYQLLLGVRSALPQHLAPAAIGRVPDGPLAGLAVYDGLHDARLASLLLERLRTPGRLGAVRFDRGAEPIPEDLPPRVLDTEQSNSSLVYGNAYILKIFRRVFPGTNPDLELPLALSREGCGRVPAPVAWFEAATPERLTLGVLQPFLRGAQDGWQLALRALATGHDFLAEAKALGRATAEVHTALAAALPTPLLRRSQTDELAAAMMERLEAAAHAVPELVPYVPGLRTAFDAVAALGHEGRSWAAQRVHGDLHLGQTLRGADGFWSLIDFEGEPARPLPERRSPQPPVRDVAGMLRSFDYAARSHRPWKPEWAARCRDAYCDGYAEAAGTDPRAEPELLRAHETDKAVYEVLYEARHRPDWLPVPMAAIHRLAADSAG is encoded by the coding sequence ATGTCGGAGGCTGCATCCGCTCAGGTCACCCTGGCGAACAGCACAGCCCTGATCCCGTCTCTCGGACCGCTGCTCCACGAATGGCTGCCCCGGCAGCGGTGGTTCGCGGGCAAGGGACGGCCCATCACCGCCTTCTCGCTCGTCTCGGCCACCGAGATACTGCCGGTGGACGGCGGCGACGGCACCACCCCCGGGCTGCTGCACCTGCTGGTGCGGGTCCATCAGCCCACCATGCCCGCCCAGCCCCCCGTGGACTGCTACCAGTTGCTCCTCGGGGTCCGCTCCGCACTGCCCCAGCACCTCGCGCCCGCCGCCATCGGCCGGGTGCCCGACGGACCGCTGGCGGGGCTCGCGGTCTACGACGGGCTGCACGACGCGCGCCTCGCCTCGCTGCTGCTGGAACGATTGCGCACCCCCGGCCGGCTCGGCGCGGTCCGCTTCGACCGGGGCGCGGAGCCCATCCCGGAGGACCTGCCGCCCCGGGTGCTGGACACCGAGCAGTCCAACTCCTCGCTGGTGTACGGCAACGCGTACATCCTGAAGATCTTCCGCCGGGTCTTCCCGGGCACCAACCCCGACCTGGAACTGCCGCTCGCGCTCTCCCGCGAGGGGTGCGGGCGGGTCCCGGCACCGGTCGCCTGGTTCGAGGCGGCGACGCCGGAGCGGCTGACGCTCGGGGTGCTCCAGCCCTTCCTGCGCGGCGCCCAGGACGGCTGGCAGCTCGCCCTGCGCGCCCTCGCCACCGGGCACGACTTCCTGGCCGAGGCGAAGGCGCTGGGCCGGGCCACCGCCGAGGTGCACACCGCGCTCGCCGCCGCCCTGCCCACCCCGCTGCTCCGCCGCTCCCAGACCGACGAACTGGCCGCCGCCATGATGGAGCGCCTGGAGGCCGCCGCCCACGCGGTCCCGGAGCTGGTCCCGTACGTCCCCGGGCTGCGCACCGCCTTCGACGCGGTCGCCGCGCTCGGGCACGAGGGGCGCAGCTGGGCCGCCCAGCGGGTGCACGGCGACCTCCACCTCGGCCAGACCCTGCGGGGCGCCGACGGCTTCTGGTCGCTGATCGACTTCGAGGGCGAGCCGGCCCGGCCGCTCCCGGAGCGCCGCAGCCCGCAGCCCCCGGTACGCGACGTGGCCGGGATGCTGCGCTCCTTCGACTACGCGGCCCGGTCGCACCGGCCCTGGAAGCCCGAGTGGGCCGCCCGCTGCCGGGACGCCTACTGCGACGGCTACGCCGAGGCGGCGGGCACCGACCCGCGCGCCGAGCCGGAGCTGCTGCGCGCCCACGAGACCGACAAGGCGGTGTACGAGGTGCTGTACGAGGCCCGGCACCGGCCCGACTGGCTGCCGGTCCCGATGGCCGCGATCCACCGCCTGGCCGCGGACTCCGCCGGCTGA
- the treS gene encoding maltose alpha-D-glucosyltransferase — protein MIVNEPVHDTFEDTPAKDRDPDWFKRAVFYEVLVRSFQDSNGDGIGDLKGLTAKLDYLQWLGVDCLWLPPFFKSPLRDGGYDVSDYTAVLPEFGDLADFVEFVDAAHQRGMRVIIDFVMNHTSDQHEWFQQSRTDPDGPYGDYYVWADDDKQFPDARIIFVDTESSNWTFDPVRKQYYWHRFFSHQPDLNYENPAVQEEIISALRFWLDLGIDGFRVDAVPYLYQREGTNCENLPETHNFLKRVRKEIDANYPDTVLLAEANQWPEDVVDYFGDYGSGGDECHMAFHFPVMPRIFMAVRRESRYPVSEILAKTPAIPDNCQWGIFLRNHDELTLEMVTDEERDYMYAEYAKDPRMRANIGIRRRLAPLLDNDRNQIELFTALLLSLPGSPILYYGDEIGMGDNIWLGDRDAVRTPMQWTPDRNAGFSSSDPGRLYLPTIMDPVYGYQVTNVEASMASPSSLLHWTRRMIEIRKQNPAFGLGTYNELPSSNPAVLAFTREHGDDLVLCVHNFSRFAQPTELDLRSFNGRHPVELIGGVRFPAIGQWPYLLTLAGHGFYWFRLRKDAPPS, from the coding sequence ATGATCGTCAATGAGCCCGTCCACGACACGTTCGAGGACACCCCGGCCAAGGACCGCGATCCCGACTGGTTCAAGCGTGCCGTCTTCTACGAGGTGCTCGTCCGGTCCTTCCAGGACTCCAACGGCGACGGCATCGGAGACCTGAAGGGGCTCACCGCCAAGCTCGACTACCTCCAGTGGCTGGGGGTCGACTGCCTCTGGCTGCCGCCCTTCTTCAAGTCACCGCTGCGCGACGGCGGTTACGACGTCTCCGACTACACCGCCGTACTGCCGGAGTTCGGCGACCTCGCCGACTTCGTGGAGTTCGTGGACGCCGCGCACCAGCGCGGCATGCGCGTGATCATCGACTTCGTCATGAACCACACGAGCGACCAGCACGAGTGGTTCCAGCAGTCCCGGACCGACCCCGACGGGCCCTACGGCGACTACTACGTCTGGGCCGACGACGACAAGCAGTTCCCGGACGCCCGGATCATCTTCGTGGACACCGAGTCGTCCAACTGGACCTTCGACCCGGTGCGCAAGCAGTACTACTGGCACCGGTTCTTCTCGCACCAGCCCGACCTCAACTACGAGAACCCGGCGGTGCAGGAGGAGATCATCTCCGCCCTCCGCTTCTGGCTGGACCTGGGCATCGACGGCTTCCGGGTCGACGCGGTGCCGTACCTCTACCAGCGCGAGGGCACCAACTGCGAGAACCTGCCGGAGACCCACAACTTCCTCAAGCGGGTCCGCAAGGAGATCGACGCCAACTACCCGGACACCGTCCTGCTCGCCGAGGCCAACCAGTGGCCCGAGGACGTGGTGGACTACTTCGGGGACTACGGCTCCGGCGGGGACGAGTGCCACATGGCGTTCCACTTCCCCGTGATGCCGCGCATCTTCATGGCCGTGCGGCGCGAGAGCCGCTACCCGGTCTCCGAAATCCTGGCGAAGACCCCGGCGATCCCGGACAACTGCCAGTGGGGCATCTTCCTGCGCAACCACGACGAGCTGACGCTCGAAATGGTGACGGACGAAGAGCGCGACTACATGTACGCGGAGTACGCCAAGGACCCGCGGATGCGGGCCAACATCGGCATCCGCCGCCGGCTGGCGCCGCTGCTGGACAACGACCGCAACCAGATCGAGCTGTTCACCGCCCTGCTGCTCTCGCTGCCGGGCTCCCCGATCCTCTACTACGGGGACGAGATCGGGATGGGCGACAACATCTGGCTGGGCGACCGGGACGCCGTCCGCACCCCGATGCAGTGGACGCCCGACCGCAACGCCGGGTTCTCCTCCAGCGATCCGGGGCGGCTCTACCTCCCCACGATCATGGACCCGGTCTACGGCTACCAGGTCACCAACGTCGAGGCGTCGATGGCCTCCCCGTCCTCGCTGCTGCACTGGACGCGGCGGATGATCGAGATCCGCAAGCAGAACCCCGCGTTCGGCCTGGGCACCTACAACGAACTGCCCTCGTCGAACCCGGCCGTGCTCGCCTTCACCCGGGAGCACGGGGACGACCTCGTGCTGTGCGTCCACAACTTCTCCCGGTTCGCACAGCCGACGGAGCTCGACCTCAGGTCCTTCAACGGGCGTCATCCGGTGGAGCTGATCGGCGGGGTGCGCTTCCCCGCCATCGGTCAGTGGCCCTACCTGCTGACTCTCGCGGGACACGGCTTCTACTGGTTCCGGCTGCGCAAGGACGCGCCGCCGAGCTGA